Proteins from a single region of Rhipicephalus sanguineus isolate Rsan-2018 chromosome 5, BIME_Rsan_1.4, whole genome shotgun sequence:
- the LOC119393126 gene encoding uncharacterized protein LOC119393126: MSPTLQLLWATAIIWCLTTPCHSGIILTGVAPGYEPEEPSFMYTNFGVVYGTRELQKQYQFNSATDEINHHHTDIVGTRGRIRENVTPYQGDANRTPTHSVEHNRQK, translated from the coding sequence ACCCTGCAGCTGCTGTGGGCCACCGCCATTATCTGGTGCCTGACGACGCCCTGCCACTCAGGCATCATCCTGACGGGGGTAGCGCCGGGCTACGAACCAGAAGAGCCCAGCTTCATGTACACAAACTTCGGCGTCGTGTACGGCACACGCGAGCTGCAGAAGCAGTACCAGTTCAACTCGGCCACTGACGAGATCAACCATCACCACACCGACATCGTCGGCACGCGGGGTCGCATCCGCGAGAACGTCACTCCGTACCAGGGGGACGCCAACCGCACACCCACACATTCCGTCGAGCACAACCGGCAGAAGTGA